The following are encoded together in the Ovis aries strain OAR_USU_Benz2616 breed Rambouillet chromosome 15, ARS-UI_Ramb_v3.0, whole genome shotgun sequence genome:
- the LOC101121371 gene encoding large ribosomal subunit protein eL43 yields the protein MAKRTKKVGIVGKYGTCYGASLRKMVKKIEISQHAKYTCSFCGKTKMKRRAVGIWHCGSCMKTVAGGAWTYNTTSAVTVKSAIRRLKELKDQ from the coding sequence ATGGCGAAACGCACCAAGAAGGTCGGAATCGTGGGCAAGTACGGGACCTGTTATGGTGCCTCCCTCAGAAAAATGgtgaagaaaattgaaatcagcCAGCACGCCAAGTATACCTGCTCCTTCTGTGGcaaaaccaagatgaagagaagaGCTGTGGGCATTTGGCATTGTGGTTCCTGCATGAAAACAGTAGCTGGTGGTGCCTGGACCTACAACACCACCTCTGCTGTCACAGTCAAGTCCGCCATCAGAAGACTGAAGGAACTGAAGGACCAGTAG